TAAACGATTGATAAACAAAACGGTTTCATTTAGCGCCATTTATTCAGCAAACGATGAAATGGCTTTAGGCGTATACCGTGCTTGTGCTGAACTTGGAATCCAAATTCCAAACGATATGGCAGTTGTCGGGGTCGATAATAACAGAATCACCAAGTACATTCATCCTCAAATGAGTACGGTGAACCAGCCTAAATATACAATGGGGGCGTTGCTTACAGAGAAAATTATTGATCAACTAAATGAAGATGAATTTGATGATCAAAGAGTATTTAAGGTTGAATCTGAATTAATTATAAGGGAATCCTCTAACTTTAGCCGCATAACCTAATCTTTGCTTAAGTTAGTCCTCTTTTTTTGTTTGATAAGTAATCGATTACAATTTGCTTGAAAGGGAGGCGAAGTCATGAGAGTGATAAAAGGAATGGATGCGTTGGGGTATGATCCTAATGCATCAGTTGAAAATCTAGGCTCCCAAAAGTCAATAACAATTGGAGTCATTGTACCGGACATCGACATCAACGTTTTTACTTTTACTGATTTTATCAAAGGCGTAGAACGGGCTTCACAAATGTATAACTTTAACATTCTTATTTGCGCTGCGAGCAATAATATTGATAAAGAGATGAAATACTTGGAATTATTGAGGACTCATACGGTAGATGCTATGATTTTGCTACATCCAACCATCAAAAATGATAAAATTATTCAGCTTAATGATGAGGGTTATCATGTTGTAGTTGTAGGGTCGGTCATTGAACACGCTTGTATTCCTTGTTGTATTACGAATAATTTAGAATTCTCTCAAAGGGTCGTTACCCATTTTGCTGAGCAAGGCCATCGAGAGATCGCATTTATTAATGGGTCATTATCAACAAGTGAAAGTATGGATCGTTTAGAAGGGTATATTCAAGGATTAAAGGTAAATCGACTCCCCTTTTACCCAGAACTAATTGAGCATGGCGATTATAATGAGGAAAAAGGCTATCAAGCATTCATAAGACTAATCAACAAAACTCCCAGACCAACGGCCATCTATACAGCGAATGATGAAATGGCCCTGGGTGTGTACAAAGCTTGTAAGGAGTTGGGCTTAAGGATCCCTGAAGACATCTCCGTTATGGGAGTAGACGACAACAGGATCGGGAGGTATATAGAGCCGCCTTTAAGTTCAGTGAAACCACCTAATACAGAATTAGGGTATTTAGCTGCGGAAATGATCATGTGCTTGGTGAACAAAAAGGATATAAATAACAGAATAGTTACCATTGAGTCAACGATGTTATTTCGTAAATCATCAATGAAATTCGTTTAAACATGTTGTAATCGATTACAGTCGATGTTATAATCTGAGATGTGAAAAGGTTGAAGAACACCTAACTAACCAGGTTTGAAACAATGTTGCATCAAAAATGTAATCGATTACAGCGATTCATATTCATTGGGAGGTAATGCGAGTGAGAAAAACAATGACGTTCATGTTAGCTTCGGCTTTAATGGTTGTTACTGCTGCTTGTGGCGGAAGTAACATTGGTGACAAAAACAATAACAATGTGGTAAATGAAGCGAATGCTGATGGTAACAATGCGGAGAAGGTTAAGCCGCAAACTCTTTCTTTCTGGGTTTATGAGCCAGAAACGAAAGAGCGCAAGGATGTTCTGGTGAAACTGCTTAAGAAGTATGAAGAAACAACAGGTCATACCATTAAAACAACTTTTGTACCAAAGGATGATTTTAATACAAAATTAAACAGTGCCATTGCTGTGGGGCGAAATCCGGATGTTTCGTATCTAGACCAGCCGCTGGTACCTAAGTTTGCGAGAGACGGTGTGCTTCTTGAGGTGGAACAATTCGCAAACGGAGCAAAGGGTATTAATAAGGCGGAGTATTATCAAGGAGCCTTAGGAACGGTGATGGTTGGTGGCAAGCTGTATGGTTTGCCGATGAACCAAACGACAGTTGCGTTATTCTATAATAAAGATCTGATGCCAACCCCTCCGAAGACTTGGGAAGAATGGATTAAGATGTCCAAGGATGTATACAAAGCGAATAAAGTCGCAGCATTTGAAGGTCTTGGTACAGGTGGTTGGGGCGCTTGGCTGTTGCCTGCATTAGTACATAGCGGCGGCGGTACGATGGTATCCAAGGATGAGAAGACTGCGACTTTTGGTGACGATAAGGGCATAGCTGCAATTCAACTAGTCAATGAATTGCTCAAGTATTCCGACAAATCTGTCAGAGAAAGTAACAACGCATTCGGTAACGGTTTGATTGCAACGAAAATCAGTGGACCTTGGGAGATGGGCGGATTCAAAACGAATTTCCCGAACCTGAAATACGGTGTAGCTTTAATCCCGCATAAAGAAGGGGAGCAATCTTTCTCAAATATTGGTGGTGACGATCTTGTCATCTATAAAAATACGAATTCGCCGGAAGCTGCTTGGGACTTCATCAAGTTTTTAACAAACGATGAAAACTCTGTAATAATGGCTGACGTAACAGGCAACTTCCCAGTTCGTTTGAAAGCTGCTCAAGATCCGAAATTCGCAAACGATCCGGATCTAAGTGTATTTTTGAAACAAATGGAAACAGCAGTGGCACGACCGACGATCACAGAATGGCTAAAGATAAATGATGAGATTATCGGTAAAGCATTGGAAAAAGTGTTTATTGGTGGCGGAGACCCAGCGGAGATCATTAAGAAGGCTTCAGATGATGCAACGAAGGTTATCAATCAATAACCTTTCGTGTTTTGAAGAGAGGGGGAATCGAGTAGATTCCCCCTTTATCTAAATAAAGATTGGGTGATTTTATGCTAAACGTACAGAAGCCGAAGAGAAAAAGTTTTCTGTCATGGATTAGAAGTGAATCAGGGGCGGGAGTCATATTTATCGCTCCGCTGTTGATCTACTTTTTGGTTTTTCAAATATTCCCCATATTACTCTCGTTTGGTGTTAGTTTTACAGAATGGAATTTAAGAACGTCACCCGAATGGGTAGGGTTGGATAATTATCAAAACTTACTGTTTGATGATGTTCGATATCCAGACTTTTGGCCATCTCTCCTCGTTACTCTGAAATACATTGTATATAGTGTACCGTTAGGTATTTTTATCGCTCTTGTATTGTCAGCCATGCTCAACTCGAATGTTAAAGGTGAAGGTTTCTTTAAAGTAGCTTATTATATACCAAATGTTACCGCGGCGGTAGCTGTAGCGGCAATGTGGGTATTTCTCCTAGATCCCAGAATTGGCTTAGTCAATCAATTTCTTTCAGCCATCCCTGGGTTAGAGCAGTATTCTACTACCTCTTGGTTAAACAATGAGAGTACAGCTCTTCCCGCATTAGGGGTAATGGCTATTTGGGGCGGATTAGGGTATAACGTACTGATTATTCTTGCTAGTATGAAAGGAATTCCGGAAGATTTGTACGAAGCGGCTAGGATCGATGGTGCGAACACAGCGCAGCGGTTCTTGCGGATTACTCTTCCGATGATACAGCCTACCATCTTCTTTTTGATTGTAACGGGTTTGATTGCATCTTTTCAGGCATTTGATCAAATGTACTTAATGACCAAAGGCGGGCCTAATGGCTCTACAACAACGTATTTGTTCAGCTTATACAACCATGCGTTTAAGTACTTCGAGATGGGAACTGCAGCTGCAATGTCCTACATACTGCTTCTCGTGATTCTTGTAGTTACATGGCTGAACTTTAAATTCATACCTCAACGTCTTGATGAATAGGGAGGAGTCGAAAAAATGGGTGGAAAGAAAATAGAACGTATCCTCACCTACTTGATCTTATGCTTATTTGTTGTAGTGTTAGTGTTTCCCTTTATCTGGCTTTTGTCATCATCTTTTAAGGATAGTAGAGGTATTTTCTCGCCTGAATTTTCATTGATCCCGAGGGATATGGATACAGGTGAAATCTCTTTCAGCCTAGATAACTACAAAGCTGCTTTTGAGCACATGGACTTCGCTGTATTATTCATGAATACTTTCTTGGTAGCCACTATCAATACCGTTGCGAATACATTTCTTAATTCTTTAGCGGGATATAGCTTCGCCAGACTTCGTTTCAAAGGCAGAGACTTGATGTTCAAATTAATTTTGACCTCTATGATGATCCCGGGCACGGTACTGCTTGTGCCAAACATGATTATTATTAACGAATTAGGTCTCTATGATCATCTAGGTGCACTGATTCTTCCTTTTATGATGTCTGTATATAACATTTTCCTTATGAGGCAGCATTTCTTAACCTTGCCTAGGGAGTTAGAGGAATCAGGAATTGTTGATGGAGCGAGCTGGTATACGGTGTTCCTCAAAATTGCGCTTCCACTAGCCCGTCCGATTCTAGTGACACTGGGCATCTTCACTTTCATGTGGAATTATAATAACTTCCTCTGGCCGCTTGTTGTTATTAATAGCCCTGAGAATTATACGATTGCACTAGGGCTAGGAGCACTTCTCTCTACACTGAAGCAAGCGGAGAATTATCCGATTATGATCGCTACTTCTGTTATTGTAGCTGTTCCACTTATTATCATCTTTATGTTCCTCCAGAAGCACATCATGAAGGGAATAAGTGCCGGTGGAGTAAAGGGCTAATACCAAAATGAGAGGCTTCGTTAATTTTTAAGTGGAATATCATGTAATACACGGACGAGAATGATGACAACAGCAGTTGGAGGGGTGCAAATGGAGACGCACATTAACCAAAATCCGCTAGAGAGCGAACTCAAGGGACCGTATCTTCAAACGACACTTTCATTGAAGAAGATCAACAGCATGGCTGTTCCGTTTCAGAACGGTATCCCCTTACCAACCTTTGAGCCTCAAGAGAGAGAGATTCTTCCGCTAAACGGGAATTGGGACAAAATCCGGTTTCAAGCTGATCATGATATAACGATGTCTTCAAGAGACCTGGCATGGTTGAATAAAATTGAAGAACTAGAATGTAAGTACCTTAAAGAAGATTCCGATGATTGGAAGGGGCATACCATTCCATTGCCAGAGAACCATTTGACTGGCAAAGAACAGGCGAATTCTGCCGAAACGTATGAGGATGGTGTCTGGTATAAAAGGATATTTGATGTTTTCAAGAAGGAAGGGAAGGTTTACACCCTTAAAGCGTTAGGAATCAGTTATGTTGCCGATGTTTGGCTGAATGGGAAGTGGGTGGGATTCCATGAAGGCGGATTCACGCCTTTTGCTTTGGACTTGTCTCCTTTTCTTCATGATGGCAAAAATGAAATTCGGATACGAGTTGATAATCCGCCTTGGGGAAGTAGAACCGAAGTAATTCCTGCATTAGCATCTACCGATTTTTTGAATTACACTGGAATCATTCATGATTTGTACATCGAAGTGTCGAATTGTGTACTTATAGCTAGGACAGATGTGGTGCCTTTGGATACAAAAGGTACGCTTCAGGTCAAGGTTGTTGTGGAGAACCGAAGCAATAAAAAGCAAGCTGTCCGACTAGATGGAGAAATTTATGAAGCTAATCCCAATTCCCCTAACTTTCTGAGTTCCCCCAGCGCAGCAGAAATTATTGGTGACAAAGCGAGTATAAGTGGCGATATTTTACAATATATGGATTTAACTCCTCTAGAAGTAAGGGCTATCTCCTATGAAGTACAGGTGGATAAACCGAAACTATGGTCTATAGGTAAACCGAACCTTTATGTAGCAAAGCTATTACTCGTAGACTTGGAGGATTCAAATATAACGGATAGGTACTATACTCAATTCGGTATTCGAACCTTGGGTACTGCGAAGAACCAGATCATGATGAATGACTCCGCAGTATTTCTAGCGGGGATAGCAAGGCACGAAGAATGGCCTGAATATGGCAGAACGGCAACATGGGATCGTATTCGAAGTGATCTCCAACAAATTCAACAGTTAAATGCCAATATGGTAAGAACGGGTCATTATCCGAATCATGTGTACACGTATTTGTTATTAGACAGATTAGGGCTTGCGGCAATGAGTGAGATTCCGTTATGGCAATTTGAGACCGTCCATTATGAAGCACAGGAAGAACGTAAATTTGCTGACCAAATGTGGAGAGAGATGGTTTTCTCACAATATAACAGACCTTCCGTCATTATGTGGAGCACACAGAATGAATCCAAGGATGTCTATTTAAGATTGAAATACAATACACGACTGGTTGAAGATCTGCACAAGTATTATGACGACGGCCGATTAATAACACAAAGCGCTGCAGCTGATCAGCCTGGTTTTGATGATCCATCCATGGAACCACTGGATGTTGCAGGCTGGACGATGTATTTTGGTGTTTTCCATGGAAGCACTTATTATGAAGGCACTCGATTGTTTCTAGAGAAGGCCCATCGTGCGTTTCCGGATAAACCGATATTGAACACGGAGTATGGAAACTGGACGGGTGAGCTCAATCTAGAATCAGATAAGCAGATTGAGACTTATCAAGCTACACTGCAGGCTTTGATGGAGAAATCGACGGTATCAAGTAAAGGTAATCTCAATCAAGATGGCTATGTAGCAGGAATTGACTTTTGGATTATGTACAACTGGTACGTGAACCATAATAACTGGATTGATACGTTCGGTATTTATCATATGAATCGTTCCTCGAAAAAACCAATAGCATGCTTAATCCAAGCAGATTATCAAGCGTTTACAAGCAGTAATCATGGCTTTGCTCTAAACGTAGAGCCGACTGAAGATGTAGGATTATACATACAAGATGAATTGTCAGTAACAACTCAGTTGACGTTAGACTTGAAGGAGCCTATGAATGTAACACAATTTGATTATATTCAAATTGTTCTGATTAGTGATCAACTAATCGGCGGCTTAGATGTGGACATCAAAGATGAATCAGGCGGTACATGGTCATATTGTTCATATGATATTGTGACGCAGACTTGGTACCCTGTGTATGTTCCATTGTATAGAGCGGAGGGAATTGAGCTGCAAGCAATAAAGTCTATCCATATTCATAGCAGGAATGAGATCGCTCTTAGCTTCAAATCGATTAAGGCAACAGTTGCAGGGACAAAATAGTTGGATGTCTGACCCTTCAGTCCCGAGCCCCTTATTCAAATAAAATGACAAGAGGTGAGAACATGAGGAGAAAACGAAGCTGGATCAGTGTCGTATTAGCCATATTGGTAGTCGTATCACTGTTCCCAAGTATTGTAGCTCCTACGGCATCAGCTGCAGGAGAGCGTGTTAGCGTATGGTTGACGACGGGAGACAAGAATAAACTGCTCAGTTCAGAAGCTGACTTAACGTTCGGCCCGGATCCTACACCACTAGAGTATACCATTAATATTGATGAGAATGTAACGTACCAGCAAATGGACGGGTTCGGTGCTTCCATGACTGATTCATCGGCATGGGTACTATTTCATGCGTTAGATGAGTCCAAGAGAGTAGAAGTCATGAAGCAACTATTTGATCCAGTGGATGGAGCGGGATTTAGCTACATTCGCGTACCCTTGGGTGCAAGTGACTTTGCTCTTAGCCATTATACTTATAATGATGTACCTGAAGGAGAAAGTGATCCGAATTTAGAACGATTCTCTATTGATCATGACAAAGCATACATTATTCCTCTTCTTAAACAAGCTCTTCAGTTCAATCCAAGTCTGAAATTTATGGGAACCCCATGGAGTGCTCCGGCTTGGATGAAAGAGAATCAATCCTTGTTTAAGGGCAAGCTGAAACCGGAGAATTATGCTGTATATGCGCAATATTTTGTGAAAACGATTCAAGCTTATGAACAAGAAGGTAT
Above is a genomic segment from Paenibacillus sp. YYML68 containing:
- a CDS encoding LacI family DNA-binding transcriptional regulator; the encoded protein is MRVIKGMDALGYDPNASVENLGSQKSITIGVIVPDIDINVFTFTDFIKGVERASQMYNFNILICAASNNIDKEMKYLELLRTHTVDAMILLHPTIKNDKIIQLNDEGYHVVVVGSVIEHACIPCCITNNLEFSQRVVTHFAEQGHREIAFINGSLSTSESMDRLEGYIQGLKVNRLPFYPELIEHGDYNEEKGYQAFIRLINKTPRPTAIYTANDEMALGVYKACKELGLRIPEDISVMGVDDNRIGRYIEPPLSSVKPPNTELGYLAAEMIMCLVNKKDINNRIVTIESTMLFRKSSMKFV
- a CDS encoding ABC transporter substrate-binding protein produces the protein MRKTMTFMLASALMVVTAACGGSNIGDKNNNNVVNEANADGNNAEKVKPQTLSFWVYEPETKERKDVLVKLLKKYEETTGHTIKTTFVPKDDFNTKLNSAIAVGRNPDVSYLDQPLVPKFARDGVLLEVEQFANGAKGINKAEYYQGALGTVMVGGKLYGLPMNQTTVALFYNKDLMPTPPKTWEEWIKMSKDVYKANKVAAFEGLGTGGWGAWLLPALVHSGGGTMVSKDEKTATFGDDKGIAAIQLVNELLKYSDKSVRESNNAFGNGLIATKISGPWEMGGFKTNFPNLKYGVALIPHKEGEQSFSNIGGDDLVIYKNTNSPEAAWDFIKFLTNDENSVIMADVTGNFPVRLKAAQDPKFANDPDLSVFLKQMETAVARPTITEWLKINDEIIGKALEKVFIGGGDPAEIIKKASDDATKVINQ
- a CDS encoding carbohydrate ABC transporter permease; the protein is MLNVQKPKRKSFLSWIRSESGAGVIFIAPLLIYFLVFQIFPILLSFGVSFTEWNLRTSPEWVGLDNYQNLLFDDVRYPDFWPSLLVTLKYIVYSVPLGIFIALVLSAMLNSNVKGEGFFKVAYYIPNVTAAVAVAAMWVFLLDPRIGLVNQFLSAIPGLEQYSTTSWLNNESTALPALGVMAIWGGLGYNVLIILASMKGIPEDLYEAARIDGANTAQRFLRITLPMIQPTIFFLIVTGLIASFQAFDQMYLMTKGGPNGSTTTYLFSLYNHAFKYFEMGTAAAMSYILLLVILVVTWLNFKFIPQRLDE
- a CDS encoding carbohydrate ABC transporter permease, translated to MGGKKIERILTYLILCLFVVVLVFPFIWLLSSSFKDSRGIFSPEFSLIPRDMDTGEISFSLDNYKAAFEHMDFAVLFMNTFLVATINTVANTFLNSLAGYSFARLRFKGRDLMFKLILTSMMIPGTVLLVPNMIIINELGLYDHLGALILPFMMSVYNIFLMRQHFLTLPRELEESGIVDGASWYTVFLKIALPLARPILVTLGIFTFMWNYNNFLWPLVVINSPENYTIALGLGALLSTLKQAENYPIMIATSVIVAVPLIIIFMFLQKHIMKGISAGGVKG
- a CDS encoding glycoside hydrolase family 2 protein gives rise to the protein METHINQNPLESELKGPYLQTTLSLKKINSMAVPFQNGIPLPTFEPQEREILPLNGNWDKIRFQADHDITMSSRDLAWLNKIEELECKYLKEDSDDWKGHTIPLPENHLTGKEQANSAETYEDGVWYKRIFDVFKKEGKVYTLKALGISYVADVWLNGKWVGFHEGGFTPFALDLSPFLHDGKNEIRIRVDNPPWGSRTEVIPALASTDFLNYTGIIHDLYIEVSNCVLIARTDVVPLDTKGTLQVKVVVENRSNKKQAVRLDGEIYEANPNSPNFLSSPSAAEIIGDKASISGDILQYMDLTPLEVRAISYEVQVDKPKLWSIGKPNLYVAKLLLVDLEDSNITDRYYTQFGIRTLGTAKNQIMMNDSAVFLAGIARHEEWPEYGRTATWDRIRSDLQQIQQLNANMVRTGHYPNHVYTYLLLDRLGLAAMSEIPLWQFETVHYEAQEERKFADQMWREMVFSQYNRPSVIMWSTQNESKDVYLRLKYNTRLVEDLHKYYDDGRLITQSAAADQPGFDDPSMEPLDVAGWTMYFGVFHGSTYYEGTRLFLEKAHRAFPDKPILNTEYGNWTGELNLESDKQIETYQATLQALMEKSTVSSKGNLNQDGYVAGIDFWIMYNWYVNHNNWIDTFGIYHMNRSSKKPIACLIQADYQAFTSSNHGFALNVEPTEDVGLYIQDELSVTTQLTLDLKEPMNVTQFDYIQIVLISDQLIGGLDVDIKDESGGTWSYCSYDIVTQTWYPVYVPLYRAEGIELQAIKSIHIHSRNEIALSFKSIKATVAGTK